One Streptomyces formicae genomic window, GCGGTAGAGCGAGGACTCCTGGTGGCGCGTCGCACCCTCCGTGTCCGTGTACGGGGAGTGGGCGAGCAGGATGCGGCCCTGGTGCTCGGGGAGCGGCGTGCGCGGGAAGTAGCGGTCGGCCTCGCCCGCGACCAGGCCCTCGATCTCATCGCCCTCGTGCGCCCCTGTCGCCTCCCACAGCCAGTGGTCGGCGTTGCGGACGACGAGGGGGTGCGGCTCGGGGACCCGGCCCGCGTACTGGATGCCGAGCAGCTGCTGCTCCGCCCTGTCCTGCTCGCGCCAGAGGGCGGGGCGGCCGGGTCCTCGGCGCTTGCGGCAGGTGAGCAGCCGGTCCTCGACGCCGGACGGGGAGGGGCCCAACTCCACCTGCCAGTACATGGTGTTGGCGGAGAGGAAGACGAGGGACGTGCCGTGCTCGCGGGCCAGCTCCGTGGTGCGGCGCATGCTCGGCGACCAGTACTCGTCGTGTCCGGGGAAGACCAGGCCCCGGTAGCGCGTGGGGTCGATGCGGCCCGCGTGCAGGTCGCGGGCGTCGGCGTACGCCAGGTCGTAGCCGTAGCGCTCGGCCCAGCGGATGAAGTCGTAGGCGTGGCCCACGTGCAGGGGGAGGCCCGCGCCCGCGTACGGCCGGTCGAAGGAGACCGTGACGGCCGCCTCGCCCTCGCCGACGAGACCGCCCCGCTCGTCCCACGCGTGGTAGAGGCTGGCGCCCGTGCGGCCGTCCTCCGGGTAGAGGTTGTACGCCTGCCAGGTCACGTCCGGCAGGAGCAGCAGGAGGTCGGCGGGGTGGCTGTCGCGGACCGTGAAGGGGACGTGCGAGCGGTACCCGTCGGCGGTCGTGAGCACGGCCACGTACGCCCCGATGTTCCAGTAACTCGGGATCTGCAGGCGCCAGGAGAGCCACCAGTGGTGACAGGAGACCGTGCGGTCGGCGGTGAGCGGGGCGGGCTGGACGATGCCGGAGAGCCGGGGGCTCGTGGTGATCTTGCTGGCGCCGTCCCCCGCGTAGTGCCCGATCCGGTAGATGTCGACGCTGAACTGCTGGGGCGGGTCCACCGTGACGTGGAAGTCGATCGCCTCGCCGGGGGCGGCGGCGCCGGTGGAGGTGAAGCCCTTGATCTGGCAGTGCACGTCGTCCGCGGTGCGCGGGCCTCCGGTGCGGGGGGCCGGGATGTTCGCGCCCGGGGCCGGGGCGTGGTCGATGTACCAGGGAACGACTTTTCCGGTGTCGTCGAAGTAGTGCTCGGGTCCGCGCAGCCAGGGCAGCGGGCCCTGGCCGAAAGGGTCCGACACGGCATGCGCGAGTGCGCCCGATTCCCAGCGGCGGATCGGCTCCGACCCCATGTGTCTGCCCCTCCCTCGCGCCCCCCGAGACGACGTCGCCCCTACCGCGCACGGCCCGGCGACCGGTCCCAGCACATCACATTACGCACGCATCCCGTCACCGTTCGTCGCGAATTGACGTGAACGGAACGGAAGCTTCCGCACGGGGTGGCGCGGGGGGTGGCGTTCGCCTGCGGTTTCTCTCTGGAGGAGGGCTGGCGCTGCGCGGAATTGGGGGTGGGATCGGGGTGGGGCTCAGGGGGGTGGGTGGGGCTTTTGGGCGGGCTCCGGGTGGAGCGGTGTGGCTCGTCAGACCAGTCGCACCGGCTTCTCCGGGCGGACGCCCAGGCGGGTCAGCCAGTCCCGCAGGGGCAGCGGGTCGCCGTCCTCGACGAGGCTCAGGACGCGCGGCGCGAGATCCGCCGCGCGCTCGCCGCCGACCAGCAGGGAGGGACCGTCGAGCCAGTCGAGGCCGGGTGCGGCGTCCGCGGTGTCGACGGCAGCGCAGCACACCATCGCCGTGACGTGGTCGGCCAGCAACTCACGCCCCGTACGCGGTGGTTGCAGGGGGAAGAGCGGGAGCGCGCCGTCGTCCCAGAGCGCCTCGTCGGGGCCGAGGCTCGCGGGCGCGGGGCGGGGCGGCGCCGCGGCCTCCTCGCGGGCGAGCTCGGCGGTGAGGCCCGCGGCCAGCATCCCGCCTCGGCTGTCCGTGTCGGCCTCGTCGTCCGTCTCCTCGGGGAAGAGCGATCCGGCGTGCTCCGGGGCCTCGCCGTCCCGGACGACGATCCGCGCCTCCGGGCCCTCCGGGTCGGCCGTCGTGAGGTGGTCGAGGACACGGCCGAGGGTCGGGCCTTCGGGGTCGGGCGCCGTCGGGTCGGCGGAGTGGCTGACGCCGAGGGCGTCCAGGACGCGGTGCAGCCGGGCGGCGTCCATGCGCCACTTGCGGTCCACGACCTCGTCCGGATACTCCTGCCAGGCCACCGGCGCCCAGTCCGGGCCGTTCTCCGCGGGGCCGCCGTGGAAGAGCCTGGCGGCGAGCAGCGAGGCCGCCTCGTCCACGGAACCCGGCTCCTCCAGGAGGTCACAGGCGGGCCGCTCCCCCAGCCGCGAGGCGAAGCCCTCGGCGAGGCGGTCCCTGCGGGAGAGCTCGGTGAGCGCGGAGACCACGCCCGCGTCGAGCCGCGAGGGCCAGCGGCCCATGCGCCAGGCGGGCAGCGCGACCCTGGTGAGCAGGCGGTCCCATCCGGCGTACGCGAGGCCGACCTGCTCCTGGGCGACGATCCGCACTCCGTAGTCCACGGTCTGGGCGCGCTCGGCGGCCGCCGCGGCGACGCCCCGCTCCATCTCGGCCGCGTGCCCCCGGCAGCTGCGCAGGAGCAGGCGCGCGACCCAGCCGATGCCGCCGAGCACCACGCGCGCCAGGGGACCGCGCCCCGGGGCCGACGCGACCGCGACGGCCGCGTCGAGGCCCCGTACGAAGCGCCGGGCCGCCGCTATGTCGGGGTGCGCGGAGGGTCCCGTGCCCGCCACGACGGGTGCGAGGACCGCGCGCAGCTCGCCGACCCGCATCCACCACAGGAACGGGGAGCCGATGACGAGCACGGGTGCGGAGGTGGTCCCCCGGTGCGCCGCGCCACCGCCTCGTACGCCGTCGGCGGCCTCGTCGGCGCCCGTGGCAGGGCCCTTGGCGCCCCGGTTCGCGGGCGGCCCGTGGGCCGGGTGGGTGCGGTCCTCCAGCCAGCTGTCGCAGTCCGGGGTGAGCGCTATGGCCGAGGGCGCGGGCACGTCGAGGCGGTCGGCGAGGTCGCGGACCAGGCGGTACAGATCGGGGGCCGACTCCTCGGCGATCGGGACCGTGGGGCTCAGGGCGGGCCTGGCCCTGGCCACGACGAGCGCGACGGCCGCCGCGCAGAGCAGCACGACGACGGCCACGGCCGACACGACCCAGCGCACGACGTCCCAACTCCCGCCGCCGACGTGGCCCGTGACCCCGCCCGCGATGAGCACGACGGCGACGGCCGCGGGCAGCAGGGCGACGGCCAGCGCCCTGCTGCGCAGACGCAGCACGGCGAGAGCCCGCGAGCGCGCGGCCTGCGCACCCACCTCCACACCCATGACTGACACGACCGATGGCACCCCCTGCTGCCTACTCCTCGGCCACCGGCCGGGGCCGGTGGCACACATCAATGGCGTTGGTGTTGCTCACTCCCCCACTGTGGCACCCGCCACCGACATCGCAATGCCGGTGGTCTGTTTGGCTCTGGGCGCTCTGAACTGCTTGCGCCGCACCCTAGTTGGGGTGCGGGGACCCGTCAGCCGGATGGGCCACCGGTCACTCGATGGAATGGCTTTGGCTAAAGGTGGCTGCCGAAAAAGCCCCGGATCCAGTGTCAGATCCGGGGCTTCACCGAGCGTGAGATTGGCTGGAAGTTACTCCCCAGTCGCGTTCCCGGCGGCCTGCCCCGCCTCCGGAGACTCCTCCGCGGCCGCCTTCGCCGCGATGTCCGTGCGGTGCTGCCCGCCGTCGAGGCGGATGCGGGAGAGCGCCGCGTACGCGCGCTCACGGGCCTCGCCGAGCCCGGTGCCGACCGCCGTCACGGAGAGCACCCGGCCGCCCGCGCTGACGACCGCGTCGCCGTCGCGCTTCGTCCCCGCGTGCAGGACGTACGCATGGGGCGCGTCCTTCGCCGCGACGTCGCCGAGGCCCTCGATGGGGTCGCCCGTACGAGGCGTACCGGGGTAGTTGTGCGAGGCGACGACCACGGTCACCGCCGCGTCGTCGCTCCAGCGCAGCGGGGGCAGGTCGGCGAGCGTGCCCTCCGCGGCCGCCAGCAGGACACCGGCGAGCGGGGTCCGCAGCCGGGCGAGGACGACCTGGGTCTCGGGGTCGCCGAACCGGGCGTTGAACTCGATGACCCGGACGCCGCGGCTCGTGATCGCCAGACCGGCGTAGAGCAGTCCGGAGAACGGCGTCCCGCGCCGCCGCAGCTCGTCGACGGTGGGCTGCAGGACCGTCCGCATGACCTCGTCGACCAGCTTCGGGTCGGCCCAGGGCAGCGGCGAGTACGCGCCCATGCCGCCGGTGTTGGGGCCC contains:
- the purD gene encoding phosphoribosylamine--glycine ligase, which translates into the protein MKVLVIGSGAREHALCRSLSLDPAVSELHCAPGNAGTAEVAEAHQVDALDGAAVAALAKKLGAGLVVVGPEAPLVAGVADAVRAAGIPCFGPSEEAARLEGSKAFAKDVMAGASVPTARSYVCTTPEEIDAALDAFGAPYVVKDDGLAAGKGVVVTDDVEAAREHALACDRVVIEEFLDGPEVSLFAITDGETVVPLQPAQDFKRALDGDEGPNTGGMGAYSPLPWADPKLVDEVMRTVLQPTVDELRRRGTPFSGLLYAGLAITSRGVRVIEFNARFGDPETQVVLARLRTPLAGVLLAAAEGTLADLPPLRWSDDAAVTVVVASHNYPGTPRTGDPIEGLGDVAAKDAPHAYVLHAGTKRDGDAVVSAGGRVLSVTAVGTGLGEARERAYAALSRIRLDGGQHRTDIAAKAAAEESPEAGQAAGNATGE
- a CDS encoding N,N-dimethylformamidase beta subunit family domain-containing protein; translated protein: MGSEPIRRWESGALAHAVSDPFGQGPLPWLRGPEHYFDDTGKVVPWYIDHAPAPGANIPAPRTGGPRTADDVHCQIKGFTSTGAAAPGEAIDFHVTVDPPQQFSVDIYRIGHYAGDGASKITTSPRLSGIVQPAPLTADRTVSCHHWWLSWRLQIPSYWNIGAYVAVLTTADGYRSHVPFTVRDSHPADLLLLLPDVTWQAYNLYPEDGRTGASLYHAWDERGGLVGEGEAAVTVSFDRPYAGAGLPLHVGHAYDFIRWAERYGYDLAYADARDLHAGRIDPTRYRGLVFPGHDEYWSPSMRRTTELAREHGTSLVFLSANTMYWQVELGPSPSGVEDRLLTCRKRRGPGRPALWREQDRAEQQLLGIQYAGRVPEPHPLVVRNADHWLWEATGAHEGDEIEGLVAGEADRYFPRTPLPEHQGRILLAHSPYTDTEGATRHQESSLYRAPSGALVFASGTFAWSPALDRPGHVDTRVQRATANLLDRICKRD